The Blastococcus sp. HT6-4 genome window below encodes:
- a CDS encoding phosphohydrolase — protein MGFTVPDAHLLALDAHDGQVDEHGRDHYLAHLRPVAELLRPHGPLAEMAGLLRDIVETTREHPDPARRYDLDRLRALGVPEVVVEAVDAVTRRPGEPYMSGLISRAAAHPLGRLVELAVNSHHLAASAALAETDPEKARRLREGRYRPARRMLLAAEAADRLHGCRVLV, from the coding sequence GTGGGCTTCACCGTTCCCGACGCACACCTGCTCGCACTCGACGCCCACGACGGGCAGGTGGACGAGCACGGGCGCGACCACTACCTCGCCCACCTGCGGCCCGTCGCCGAGCTGCTGCGGCCGCACGGCCCGCTCGCCGAGATGGCCGGCCTGCTCCGCGACATCGTCGAGACCACCCGCGAGCACCCCGACCCCGCCCGCCGCTACGACCTCGACCGGCTGCGCGCCCTGGGGGTCCCGGAGGTCGTCGTGGAGGCGGTCGACGCGGTGACCCGACGGCCGGGTGAGCCGTACATGTCGGGCCTGATCAGCCGCGCGGCCGCGCACCCGCTCGGCCGCCTGGTCGAGCTCGCCGTCAACAGCCACCACCTCGCCGCCAGTGCCGCACTGGCCGAGACCGACCCCGAGAAGGCGCGCCGGCTGCGCGAGGGCCGCTACCGCCCGGCCCGCCGGATGCTGCTCGCCGCCGAGGCCGCCGACCGCCTCCACGGCTGCCGCGTCCTGGTCTGA
- a CDS encoding carbohydrate ABC transporter permease, with protein sequence MRRASRYWMGGAALLLTAALFIVPFVFIVLMAFKDRQQAARLDFSWPASNNLVSNIVEVVSARDYMLLTAFVNSTILTVASVAGMVILGAMVAFVLQRRQSRWNGAINLLVLSGLIIPPAVVPTIWVLQGIGLFRTLGGLILVEIAFGLAFTILLFQAFIATIPRELDEAATIDGAGPIRLFFQVVFPLLRSVIVTVIVVQSVFVFNDFVNPLYFLPGDENATVQLTLFNFQSQFSTQWHLLFTDILLITIPPLLMFLFFNKKIVEGMTAGAVKG encoded by the coding sequence GTGAGACGCGCATCGCGCTACTGGATGGGCGGCGCCGCCCTCCTGCTGACGGCGGCCCTCTTCATCGTCCCGTTCGTCTTCATCGTGCTGATGGCCTTCAAGGACCGGCAGCAGGCGGCCCGGCTCGACTTCTCCTGGCCGGCGAGCAACAACCTGGTCAGCAACATCGTCGAGGTCGTGTCGGCCCGGGACTACATGCTCCTGACCGCGTTCGTGAACAGCACGATCCTCACCGTGGCCAGCGTCGCCGGCATGGTGATCCTCGGGGCCATGGTGGCGTTCGTGCTCCAGCGCCGGCAGAGCCGCTGGAACGGGGCGATCAACCTGCTCGTGCTCTCGGGGCTGATCATCCCCCCGGCCGTGGTCCCGACCATCTGGGTGCTCCAGGGCATCGGCCTGTTCCGCACGCTCGGCGGGCTCATCCTCGTCGAGATCGCCTTCGGGCTGGCGTTCACGATCCTGCTCTTCCAGGCATTCATCGCGACCATCCCCCGCGAGCTGGACGAGGCGGCGACCATCGACGGGGCCGGACCCATCCGGTTGTTCTTCCAGGTCGTCTTCCCGCTGCTGCGCTCGGTGATCGTCACGGTGATCGTCGTGCAGTCGGTGTTCGTCTTCAACGACTTCGTCAACCCGCTGTACTTCCTGCCGGGTGACGAGAACGCCACGGTGCAGCTGACGCTGTTCAACTTCCAGAGCCAGTTCTCCACGCAGTGGCACCTGCTCTTCACCGACATCCTGCTCATCACGATCCCGCCGCTGCTGATGTTCCTCTTCTTCAACAAGAAGATCGTCGAGGGCATGACCGCCGGCGCCGTCAAGGGCTGA
- a CDS encoding ABC transporter substrate-binding protein, with product MIRNRRRPAAVVAGVAVSTLVLAACGSSGDSAEDANTLTFLVDNTELSVDLAEALASAFEAQNEGVDVQVETRPQGGEGDNVVKTRLSTGDMADVFQYNSGSLLQALNPAETLVPVTDQPFVDNLEDVFRQAVTIDGEVYGAPFGTAMGGGVLYNRAVYEQLGLEVPQTWDEFMANNAAIEEAGITPVIQTYGPDATWTSQLPVLGDFHNVAAEEPDFAEQWTAGEAKFASTPAAAAGFEHLQEIHEAGYQNEDFASAGYSDGLEMLASGEGAHYPMLTFAVPEIVAQFPDQAQDVGFFALPGDDAATNGLTVWAPAGVYVPVTTEGDKRELAMDFLGFIASPEGCDAMTEVASPAGPYLVEGCTLPEDVPQAVQDLQSYFEEDGRTTPALEFVSPVKGTSLEQITVEVGSGIRSAQDAAALYDEDAKKQAQQLGIEGW from the coding sequence ATGATCCGAAACAGGCGCCGGCCGGCGGCCGTGGTCGCCGGAGTCGCGGTGAGCACGCTCGTGCTGGCCGCGTGCGGCAGCAGTGGCGACTCCGCCGAGGACGCGAACACGCTGACGTTCCTGGTCGACAACACCGAGCTGTCGGTGGACCTCGCGGAGGCGCTGGCCAGCGCATTCGAGGCGCAGAACGAGGGCGTCGACGTCCAGGTCGAGACCCGTCCGCAGGGCGGGGAGGGCGACAACGTGGTCAAGACACGGCTCTCCACCGGCGACATGGCCGACGTGTTCCAGTACAACTCCGGGTCGCTGCTGCAGGCGCTGAACCCGGCGGAGACGCTGGTGCCGGTGACCGACCAGCCGTTCGTGGACAACCTGGAGGACGTCTTCCGGCAGGCCGTCACCATCGACGGCGAGGTCTACGGCGCGCCGTTCGGCACCGCGATGGGCGGCGGCGTGCTCTACAACCGGGCGGTCTACGAGCAGCTCGGCCTGGAGGTGCCGCAGACCTGGGACGAGTTCATGGCCAACAACGCCGCGATCGAGGAGGCCGGGATCACGCCGGTCATCCAGACCTACGGCCCGGACGCCACCTGGACCTCGCAGCTGCCGGTCCTCGGCGACTTCCACAACGTGGCGGCCGAGGAGCCCGACTTCGCCGAGCAGTGGACGGCGGGTGAGGCCAAGTTCGCCTCGACCCCGGCGGCGGCGGCCGGCTTCGAGCACCTGCAGGAGATCCACGAGGCCGGCTACCAGAACGAGGACTTCGCCTCGGCCGGGTACAGCGACGGGCTCGAGATGCTGGCCTCCGGGGAGGGCGCCCACTACCCGATGCTGACCTTCGCGGTGCCGGAGATCGTCGCGCAGTTCCCCGACCAGGCGCAGGACGTCGGCTTCTTCGCGCTGCCGGGCGACGATGCGGCCACCAACGGTCTGACCGTGTGGGCGCCGGCCGGCGTGTACGTCCCGGTGACCACCGAGGGGGACAAGCGCGAGCTGGCCATGGACTTCCTCGGCTTCATCGCCAGCCCCGAGGGCTGCGACGCCATGACGGAGGTGGCCTCGCCGGCCGGCCCGTACCTGGTCGAGGGCTGCACCCTGCCCGAGGACGTCCCGCAGGCGGTGCAGGACCTGCAGAGCTACTTCGAGGAGGACGGTCGCACGACGCCGGCCCTGGAGTTCGTCTCCCCGGTGAAGGGCACCTCCCTGGAGCAGATCACCGTCGAGGTGGGGTCGGGCATCCGCTCGGCGCAGGACGCTGCGGCCCTCTACGACGAGGACGCCAAGAAGCAGGCCCAGCAGCTCGGTATCGAGGGCTGGTAA
- a CDS encoding sugar ABC transporter permease codes for MATVIHSAPAGQASAPPAPERPRRRAKSQYPYWFYLPAGVVYGVLFLVPTVIAFYFSLTRWGLFSQEFIGFDNFVQFFRERALVTGLKNSLIYGVLTSALKVVLGLLFAVMLTSQIIARGWLRSVVFFPVLVSTIGVGITFVVLMDPQEGLINEALALVGIDGPGWLTDPDLALYSVALVDVWKGVGLATVIYIAGIVSIPRDYFEAAAMDGAGAWQRFRNIILPLARPATVTVIILSLIGGLRSFDLIWAMTRGGPGFSSDVIASVIYKQYQAGFWGLSTAGNVILFLAVALIVVPLFWALNRKQVEM; via the coding sequence ATGGCCACAGTGATCCACAGCGCACCGGCCGGGCAGGCCTCGGCACCGCCGGCTCCGGAACGACCACGCAGGCGGGCGAAGAGCCAGTACCCGTACTGGTTCTACCTCCCTGCCGGCGTCGTCTACGGCGTCCTGTTCCTGGTGCCGACGGTCATCGCCTTCTACTTCAGCCTCACCCGGTGGGGCCTGTTCTCCCAGGAGTTCATCGGCTTCGACAACTTCGTCCAGTTCTTCCGCGAGCGGGCGTTGGTGACCGGCCTCAAGAACAGCCTGATCTACGGCGTCCTCACGTCCGCGCTGAAGGTGGTCCTGGGGCTGTTGTTCGCCGTCATGCTGACGTCGCAGATCATCGCCCGGGGCTGGCTGCGCTCGGTGGTCTTCTTCCCCGTGCTCGTGAGCACGATCGGGGTCGGCATCACCTTCGTCGTCCTGATGGACCCGCAGGAAGGCCTGATCAACGAGGCGCTGGCGCTCGTCGGTATCGACGGCCCCGGCTGGCTGACCGACCCCGACCTGGCGCTCTACTCGGTGGCCCTGGTCGACGTCTGGAAGGGCGTCGGCCTGGCGACGGTCATCTACATCGCCGGCATCGTCTCGATCCCGCGCGACTACTTCGAGGCGGCCGCGATGGATGGCGCAGGTGCGTGGCAGCGGTTCCGGAACATCATCCTGCCGCTGGCCCGGCCGGCGACGGTCACGGTCATCATCCTGTCGCTCATCGGTGGCCTGCGGTCGTTCGACCTCATCTGGGCGATGACGCGCGGGGGGCCGGGCTTCAGCTCCGACGTCATCGCGTCGGTGATCTACAAGCAGTACCAGGCCGGCTTCTGGGGTCTCTCGACGGCCGGCAACGTCATCCTCTTCCTCGCGGTGGCGCTGATCGTCGTCCCGCTGTTCTGGGCACTCAACCGCAAGCAGGTGGAAATGTGA